From Candidatus Sphingomonas colombiensis, one genomic window encodes:
- a CDS encoding Mur ligase family protein, which translates to MQDGNLATARYFLVGIGGSGMMPLAMILAGRGAIVAGSDRSLDQGRVPAKFDALKAMGIALHPQDGSGITSPEQIVVASAAVEATVADIVAAERLGCPRLTRAELNARLFNASRLPIGVAGTSGKSTVTGMIATILDAAGSDPTVMNGAVMKDFARPDRPFASALVGAGDAYVSEVDESDGSIALYVPRIAVLNNVSLDHKSLAELNELFGDFIGKAAHAIVNIDNSDAATLALALPRDRVTSFAIDREADLRASDIVEEPFAVSFSLRGHRIRLAVPGRHNVANALAAIGAALAAGLALEQAIAGITRFTGLKRRFDLVGTAAGVAVIDDFGHNPDKIAATLDTLHAFPGRLLVLFQPHGYGPLKVMRCELVTMFASKLAAGDQLVMPDPVYQGGTVNREVTSADIVGDLSLAGASARHIADRDAAAAHLVATAQTGDRIVVMGARDDTLPLLAARMVEMLATR; encoded by the coding sequence ATGCAAGACGGCAACCTCGCAACCGCCCGTTACTTTCTCGTCGGGATCGGCGGATCGGGGATGATGCCGCTGGCGATGATCCTTGCCGGGCGCGGGGCGATCGTCGCAGGATCGGATCGTTCGCTCGATCAGGGCCGCGTGCCGGCCAAATTCGACGCGCTCAAGGCGATGGGCATCGCGCTTCATCCGCAGGACGGATCGGGCATCACCTCGCCCGAACAGATCGTCGTCGCCTCGGCAGCGGTGGAGGCGACCGTGGCCGATATCGTCGCGGCGGAGCGGCTCGGCTGCCCGCGCCTGACCCGCGCGGAGCTGAACGCGCGGCTGTTCAATGCAAGCCGCCTGCCGATCGGCGTGGCAGGCACTTCGGGCAAATCCACCGTCACCGGCATGATCGCGACGATCCTCGATGCGGCGGGGAGTGATCCGACGGTGATGAACGGCGCGGTGATGAAGGATTTCGCACGCCCGGATCGCCCGTTCGCCAGCGCATTGGTCGGCGCGGGCGACGCTTATGTCAGCGAGGTGGATGAAAGCGACGGCTCGATCGCGCTTTATGTCCCGCGCATCGCGGTGCTCAACAATGTCAGCCTCGATCACAAATCGCTTGCCGAGTTGAACGAGCTGTTCGGCGATTTTATCGGCAAGGCGGCACACGCGATCGTCAACATCGACAATAGCGACGCCGCCACGCTCGCGCTGGCATTGCCGCGTGACCGCGTGACGAGCTTCGCGATCGACCGCGAGGCCGATCTCCGCGCGAGCGATATCGTCGAGGAGCCGTTCGCGGTGAGCTTCTCGCTGCGCGGCCATCGCATCCGCCTCGCGGTGCCGGGGCGGCATAATGTGGCCAACGCGCTCGCCGCGATCGGCGCGGCGCTGGCGGCGGGCCTTGCGCTCGAACAGGCGATTGCGGGAATCACGCGCTTCACCGGGCTCAAGCGGCGCTTCGATCTGGTCGGAACGGCCGCGGGCGTCGCGGTGATCGACGATTTCGGCCACAACCCGGACAAGATCGCCGCCACGCTCGATACGCTCCATGCGTTTCCGGGGCGGCTGCTCGTGCTGTTCCAGCCGCACGGCTATGGCCCGCTCAAGGTGATGCGGTGCGAGCTGGTGACGATGTTCGCGAGCAAGCTCGCCGCCGGCGACCAGCTGGTAATGCCCGATCCGGTCTATCAGGGGGGCACCGTCAACCGCGAGGTGACGAGCGCCGATATCGTGGGTGATCTCTCGCTTGCTGGGGCCAGCGCCCGGCACATCGCCGATCGTGACGCGGCGGCCGCGCATCTCGTCGCGACCGCGCAGACCGGAGACCGGATCGTCGTGATGGGCGCGCGTGACGATACGCTGCCGCTGCTAGCGGCGCGGATGGTGGAGATGCTCGCCACGCGGTGA
- a CDS encoding cystathionine gamma-synthase family protein, with the protein MTKKTEAGPSDVARHGSQRPAIERIGGRKLKPATLMMGHGYDPALSEGALKPPIFLTSTFVFPSAAAGKRHFEGVTGKRPGGAEGLVYSRFNGPNQEILEDRLAVWEEAEDALAFSSGMSAIATLFLSMVEPGDTIVHSGPLYAATETLIARILGRFGVKWLDFPAGATRAEIDAVMTEAAKGKVALIYLESPANPTNALVDVEAVAASRDAIFAGQATKPPIAIDNTFLGPLWHRPLRHGADIVVYSLTKYAGGHSDLVAGGVLGTKAHINTIRLMRNTIGTICDPNTAWMLLRSLETLELRMSRAGENAAKVCAFLADHPNVERVGYLGFLEGGKDARQADIYRRHCSGAGSTFSLYLKGGEAEAFRFLDALRIAKLAVSLGGTETLASHPAAMTHLSVADARKQALGITDNLVRISIGVEDADDLIADFAQALDAI; encoded by the coding sequence ATGACCAAGAAAACCGAAGCCGGCCCGAGTGATGTCGCGCGGCATGGCTCGCAGCGCCCCGCGATCGAGCGGATCGGCGGCCGCAAGCTGAAGCCGGCGACGCTGATGATGGGGCACGGCTATGATCCGGCGCTGTCGGAAGGCGCGCTGAAGCCGCCGATCTTCCTCACCTCCACCTTCGTCTTCCCCAGCGCGGCGGCGGGCAAGCGCCATTTCGAGGGCGTGACCGGCAAGCGCCCGGGCGGCGCGGAGGGGCTGGTCTATTCGCGTTTCAACGGCCCCAATCAGGAAATTCTGGAGGATCGCCTCGCCGTCTGGGAAGAGGCAGAAGACGCACTCGCTTTTTCCTCCGGCATGTCCGCTATCGCCACGCTATTCCTGTCGATGGTCGAACCCGGGGACACGATTGTCCACTCCGGCCCCCTCTATGCCGCAACCGAAACCCTGATCGCCCGCATTCTTGGGCGTTTCGGGGTGAAATGGCTCGATTTCCCCGCCGGCGCGACGCGCGCGGAAATCGACGCGGTGATGACGGAGGCGGCGAAGGGCAAGGTCGCGCTGATCTACCTCGAAAGCCCCGCCAACCCGACCAACGCGCTGGTCGACGTTGAGGCGGTGGCGGCGAGCCGCGACGCGATCTTCGCCGGCCAGGCGACAAAGCCGCCGATCGCGATCGACAACACCTTCCTCGGCCCGCTCTGGCATCGCCCGTTGCGCCATGGCGCGGATATCGTGGTCTATTCGCTGACCAAATATGCCGGCGGCCATAGCGATCTCGTCGCCGGCGGGGTGCTCGGAACGAAGGCGCACATCAACACGATCCGGCTGATGCGTAATACGATCGGCACGATCTGCGACCCGAACACCGCGTGGATGCTACTGCGCTCGCTGGAGACGCTGGAATTGCGGATGAGCCGCGCAGGCGAGAATGCGGCCAAGGTCTGCGCCTTTCTCGCGGATCATCCCAATGTTGAGCGCGTCGGTTATCTCGGCTTTCTCGAAGGCGGCAAGGATGCGCGGCAGGCCGATATCTATCGCCGCCATTGCAGCGGCGCGGGATCGACCTTCTCGCTTTACCTCAAAGGCGGCGAGGCGGAGGCGTTCCGTTTCCTTGATGCGTTGCGCATCGCCAAGCTGGCGGTCAGCCTCGGCGGCACCGAGACGCTGGCGAGCCACCCGGCGGCAATGACGCATCTGTCGGTCGCGGACGCGCGCAAACAGGCGTTGGGCATCACGGACAATCTCGTGCGCATCTCGATCGGCGTGGAGGACGCCGACGATCTGATCGCCGATTTCGCACAGGCACTCGACGCGATCTGA
- the gloB gene encoding hydroxyacylglutathione hydrolase, which yields MTTHLDVIRVPVLNDNYSWLVHDLESGETMVVDPGEAQPLLDAAAARGWTITQVWNTHWHPDHVGGNAAIAAATGATVIGPEAERAKIGHLDHGVGEGDTVTLGGHRATVLAVPGHTAGHIAFHFAGDHAVFTGDTLFAMGCGRLFEGDAAQMLANMRRFAAMPGETQVYCGHEYTQSNGRFALVTEPDNHAIRARMIEVDAARAAGEATVPTTIALECATNPFLRARDAETLAARRRAKDEFRG from the coding sequence ATGACCACCCACCTCGACGTGATCCGCGTTCCCGTGCTCAACGACAATTACAGCTGGCTCGTTCACGACCTTGAGAGCGGCGAGACGATGGTGGTCGATCCCGGCGAGGCGCAGCCGCTGCTAGACGCGGCCGCCGCGCGCGGCTGGACGATCACGCAGGTGTGGAACACGCATTGGCACCCCGATCATGTCGGCGGCAATGCGGCGATCGCCGCCGCGACCGGCGCAACGGTGATCGGACCGGAGGCGGAACGGGCGAAAATCGGTCATCTCGATCATGGCGTCGGCGAAGGCGATACGGTGACGCTCGGCGGCCATCGCGCAACCGTGCTGGCGGTGCCGGGGCATACCGCCGGGCACATCGCGTTCCATTTCGCCGGTGATCACGCGGTGTTCACCGGCGACACGTTGTTCGCGATGGGCTGCGGCCGTCTGTTCGAGGGCGATGCCGCACAGATGCTGGCCAACATGCGCCGCTTCGCCGCGATGCCGGGCGAAACGCAGGTCTATTGCGGGCATGAATATACCCAGTCGAACGGCCGTTTCGCGCTGGTCACCGAACCAGACAATCACGCGATCCGCGCGCGGATGATCGAGGTGGATGCAGCGCGCGCGGCGGGCGAGGCGACCGTGCCGACCACCATCGCGCTGGAATGCGCGACCAACCCGTTTCTGCGCGCGCGCGATGCTGAAACGCTCGCCGCGCGGCGCCGGGCAAAGGATGAATTTCGCGGCTGA
- a CDS encoding nitronate monooxygenase, with the protein MRAPADFFTSLGARWPVIQAPMANFGDATLAIAAIRGGGIGSLAGAMFTPDRLLTEVATARAAVSGPLNLNFFCHTPPTDTDDAAWRAALAPFYAAEGVAADGPAPPPRRPFDADAARAVEEVRPEIVSFHFGLPAPDLLARVRATGARVIGNATTVAEARWLAANGCDAIIAQGFEAGGHAGYFLADHRPIGTFALVPQVVDAVEVPVIAAGGIADARGAAAAIALGASGIQAGTAYLMTDDSNASAIHRAALAASASDDSVFTNVFSGRLARGVRNRLIDAMGPVSAATPPFPLAAAAIAPLRATAEAAGRGDYSSLWAGQGAPLAHKRHAADLTEMLGAAALAARRSLA; encoded by the coding sequence ATGCGCGCGCCGGCCGATTTCTTCACCTCGCTCGGCGCGCGATGGCCCGTCATTCAGGCGCCGATGGCCAATTTCGGCGACGCGACGCTCGCGATCGCGGCGATCCGGGGCGGCGGGATCGGATCGCTGGCCGGGGCGATGTTCACGCCCGATCGATTGCTTACCGAGGTCGCCACGGCGCGCGCCGCCGTCTCCGGGCCGCTCAACCTCAACTTCTTCTGCCACACGCCGCCGACCGACACCGATGACGCGGCATGGCGCGCCGCACTCGCCCCCTTCTATGCGGCGGAGGGGGTTGCCGCCGATGGCCCCGCGCCGCCGCCACGCCGTCCATTCGACGCGGACGCGGCGCGCGCGGTGGAAGAGGTGCGGCCAGAGATCGTCAGCTTTCACTTCGGCCTGCCCGCGCCGGATCTGCTCGCCCGCGTTCGCGCGACCGGTGCGCGCGTGATCGGCAATGCGACGACCGTGGCGGAGGCGCGCTGGCTTGCGGCCAATGGCTGCGACGCGATCATCGCGCAGGGTTTCGAGGCCGGGGGCCATGCCGGCTATTTCCTCGCCGATCATCGCCCGATCGGCACCTTCGCATTGGTGCCGCAGGTCGTGGACGCGGTGGAGGTGCCGGTGATCGCGGCGGGCGGCATCGCGGATGCACGCGGCGCGGCGGCGGCGATAGCGCTCGGCGCCAGCGGCATACAGGCCGGCACCGCCTATCTGATGACCGATGACAGCAACGCGAGCGCGATCCACCGCGCGGCTTTGGCGGCGTCGGCAAGTGACGACAGCGTGTTCACCAACGTCTTTTCCGGGCGGCTCGCGCGCGGCGTGCGCAATCGCCTGATCGATGCGATGGGGCCGGTAAGCGCGGCCACGCCGCCCTTCCCGCTCGCGGCGGCAGCGATCGCCCCGCTGCGTGCGACGGCCGAAGCCGCAGGACGCGGCGATTATTCGTCGCTTTGGGCCGGGCAGGGCGCGCCGCTCGCCCATAAGCGCCACGCCGCCGATCTCACCGAAATGCTGGGCGCCGCCGCGCTCGCCGCCCGAAGGAGCCTCGCATGA
- a CDS encoding VOC family protein produces the protein MKYLHTMIRVTEPDKTIAFLELVGLKEVRRMESEAGRFTLIFLAAPGDMNAPGERAEAEVELTYNWPTEGKEPEVYTGGRNFGHLAYRVDDIYATCQRIMDAGYTINRPPRDGHMAFVRTPDGISIELLQDGVLPPQEPWASMPNTGNW, from the coding sequence ATGAAATACCTCCACACGATGATCCGCGTGACCGAGCCGGACAAGACGATCGCCTTCCTGGAACTCGTCGGACTGAAAGAAGTGCGGCGGATGGAGAGCGAGGCGGGCCGCTTCACGCTGATCTTCCTCGCCGCGCCCGGCGACATGAACGCACCCGGCGAACGCGCCGAGGCGGAGGTGGAACTCACCTATAACTGGCCGACCGAGGGCAAGGAGCCGGAAGTTTATACCGGCGGCCGCAATTTCGGCCACCTCGCCTATCGCGTCGACGATATCTACGCGACGTGCCAGCGCATCATGGATGCGGGCTATACGATCAACCGCCCGCCGCGCGACGGGCATATGGCGTTCGTGCGGACGCCGGACGGCATCTCGATCGAGTTGCTGCAGGATGGCGTGCTCCCCCCGCAGGAGCCATGGGCGTCCATGCCCAACACCGGCAATTGGTGA
- a CDS encoding alpha/beta hydrolase, which yields MRPRLAFRHTPGTGPTVIFLPGYASDMEGTKALALEQWARANGRAFLRFDYGGCGASEGKFEEQSFADWRDDALAMIDEVAQGPVVLVGSSMGGWIMLSAAKARPDRVVACVGIAPAPDFTDWGFSTDEKMRLLQEGRIERANPYGPEPTVYTARFWQSGEANRLMFGEIPIDCPVRLVQGQRDPDVPWHRAGRLAELIRSADVQTWLVKDGDHRLSRDADIALIVRAVEDVLR from the coding sequence ATGCGTCCCCGTCTTGCTTTTCGCCACACGCCGGGCACCGGCCCGACCGTGATCTTCCTCCCCGGCTATGCCTCCGACATGGAGGGCACCAAGGCGCTCGCGCTCGAACAATGGGCGCGCGCCAACGGGCGGGCGTTCCTCCGGTTCGATTATGGCGGCTGCGGCGCGAGCGAGGGCAAGTTCGAGGAGCAATCCTTCGCCGACTGGCGCGATGATGCGCTGGCGATGATCGACGAGGTCGCGCAGGGCCCCGTGGTGCTCGTCGGCTCCTCGATGGGCGGCTGGATCATGCTGTCGGCGGCGAAAGCGCGGCCGGATCGCGTCGTCGCCTGTGTCGGCATCGCGCCCGCGCCCGATTTCACCGACTGGGGCTTTTCCACCGACGAGAAGATGCGGCTGTTGCAGGAAGGCCGGATCGAGCGCGCCAATCCCTATGGCCCCGAGCCGACCGTCTACACCGCGCGCTTCTGGCAATCGGGCGAGGCCAACCGGCTGATGTTCGGCGAGATTCCGATCGATTGCCCGGTGCGGCTGGTGCAGGGCCAGCGCGATCCCGACGTGCCGTGGCATCGCGCCGGGCGGCTCGCGGAGCTGATCCGTTCAGCCGATGTGCAGACCTGGCTGGTCAAGGATGGCGATCACCGCCTGTCGCGCGATGCCGATATCGCGCTGATCGTTCGCGCGGTGGAGGATGTGTTGCGATGA